TGGCCAACGAGTCGGCGAGTTCGGTTTCGTCCTCCACCAGCAGAAGTCTCATGGACCCATTGTCAGAAGCGGCGGTTAGGTCGCGGTTAGGCGCAGTCACACCGGCAGCAAACCAGCCGATTCGTAGAACTGTCTGAGTCGCGGACGTTCCGCGACGTGACGGAAGGAACTCCCATGAAGCTCACGATTCCCGCTATCGGTGTGGTCGCCATCACGGCGGGCCTGCTCGCCGGATGCACAACAGACCCGGGTGCGGTCTCCAGTCCCGACGCGGCAGGCAAGTTCGTTGCGTGCCTTACCGCGTCGGGCCAGACGGCGAAGATCTTCGAGGGAGGGCAGGTCGGCTTGCTCATGCCGGAGATGGGCTCGCAGGAGTCGGGGACCATTGAAGCTCCCGTTCCGTCGGGCGACGGTTCCGTCGCTCCCTCGGCCGCCGTGTTCATGGATGACGATGGAGCGTGGATGGCGGCGGATTCCGCTGACGCCTATCCCGAGGACGGCGGCATGCGAGCCGCGTGGGCCGACTGCGAGGCCCAGGTGCCGGACTTCGAGCAGGGGGCACCAGACCTCGGTGGTGAGGAGATGGAGATGGTGACCGGTGAGCAGATCATCCAGGCCGGTCTCGACTTCGCCGCGTGCGCGCGGGACGAGGGTTACGTCGACTTCGCCGATCCGGATGAGAACGGAATGGTGACCTTCCCGATCGGCATCACCGAAGACGAGTTCCGCACATTGCTCGAGGCGTGTGTGCCCGAGGACGGTTTTATGCCGGGCATTTCCCAGGAGTCCGTCGAGGCGTTCGACTTCGACTGGATGAGCGTGCTCGAGGAGTTCGGCAACGGCGGCATGATCACGATGGGCACGACGTCGGAGGTGAGCGAGTGAGACGCGGGCGGCTGGTCGCTGTGATTGGCGGTGCCGCGGTGATCGCGGTTGCCGCGACGGCCATCGTCTGGCAACCGTGGCGCACGGTGGCCGGTGATCCGGATGCCCCGACCGACGCCATCACGGCCGCGGTCGAGCGCACGACCCTCACGTCGAACCTCATCCTCAACGGCACCCTGAGCTACGGCACCGCCGTCGAGTTGCCCGGTCGTTCCGGCGTCGTCACGGCGCTGCCGCGCGCGGGTGACGAGATCGCTGTTGGGCACCGTGTGTACGAGGTCGATGGCCTTCCCGTCATCGCAGTGCGCGGCGACCGGCCGTTCTGGCGAACCTTGGCGCAGGGCATCCCCGACGGCGCCGATGTGCGACAGCTCGAAGAGTTCCTCGCCGCGGCAGGTTTCGGTGAGGACCTCACCGTTGACGAGGAGTTCACGAGGGTGACCGAGGAACGGGTCAAGGATTGGCAGGAGAGCATCGGGGTGGAAGAGACGGGTGTGATCGCATTTGGCGACCTCGTCGCTGTCGCGTCAGATTCGATCCGTATCGACAAGGTCACGGCAACACTCGGAGACTCGGCGGGCGTCAGCCCTTTGAGTTACTCCAGCACTCGCCTTCGTGTGGTGGCGAAACTCACCGACGCTCAGGCGCGGGAGCTCCAACCGGCAACCGCCGTGACGGTTACCCTGCCGGACGGCACGCAGCTCGCCGGCAGCATCAGTGCCATCGACCCCGGCGGTGCGCCGACGGGCGAGGAGGGTAAAACCACGTCCCCCAGTGCCGATGTCGATCTGGAGGACCCGACGGCTGCGGTCGGGATCGGCTTGCGCGCCGTGAAGGTAACACTCGCGGCATCCGAGGCGCCTGACGCGCTCGTCGTGCCGGTGACCGCGTTGCTCGCGACCGCCGACGACGGCTACGCAGTCGATGTGCTGCGCGACGGCGAGACGGTCCGCATTCCCGTTGAGCTCGGGCTTATCGCCGACACTCGTGTGCAGGTGCTGAGTGACGAACTCGTCGAGGGGGATCTCGTGGTGGTGGCATCGTGAGCGTTGTCGAACTCGTGGACGTGACGAAGGACTACCCGGGTTCGCCGCCGTTGCGTGTGCTCCACGGCGTGAGTCTGTCGATAGCGGCGGGCGAACTCGTAGCCGTGGTCGGTGCATCCGGGTCTGGCAAAACGACGATGCTCTCCATCATGGGCACCCTCGACGAGCCGACGTCGGGGAGTGTGCTCATCGATGGCACGGATGTCGCGAACCTCGGTGAGCGCGAGCGCGCCGCACTTCGAGCCCGGCGTATCGGCTTCGTGTTCCAGCAGTTCTTTCTGCTCCCGTCGCTCGGAGCCGTCGACAACGTGGCGCTCGGTCTCCTCTACTCGGGAACGCCCGCCCGCGAGCGCGGCGAGCGAGCCGTTGAAGCCCTGCACCGAGTGGGCCTCGGTCACCGGCTTGATCACCGGCCCGGCCAATTGTCGGGTGGGGAGCAACAGCGCGTCGCGATTGCGCGCGCCCTCGTTCGCGACCCTGCCGTGCTGTTCGCCGATGAGCCGACGGGCGCCCTCGACTCGGCCACGGGCGAGAGCATTCTCGAACTCCTCACGGGTGTCGCGGCGAGTGGTACCGCCGTCGCGATCATCACGCACGACTCCGGCATCGCTGCGCGAATGGAGCGTCAGGTTCGCATCCACGACGGTCATCTTGTGGAGGAAGCCGCATGAGCGCGGTGCGTTTGAGCTTCGCCGATCAGGTGCGCACCGCACTCATCGGTCCGCGAAGTCGTCCGCTGCGGACGGTTCTCTCCGCGCTCGGGGTGGCCGTCGGGATCGCCGCTCTCACCGCGATCAGCGGCATCGCCGCAACGAACCGTGCGCAATTGCTCGCGGAGCTGGATGGTCTCGGTGCCAATCTGCTCGTCGTCTCACCGGGGTACGGGCCCGACAACCAGCTCGTTCCCCTCCCCGAGACCGCGCCGGGAATGCTCGAGCGACTGGATGACGTCGAGGAGGTGGGCGTGCTCGGCAAGCTCCCCGATGATGTGCACGTGTACCGCACCGACCTCGTACCGCCCGGCCAAACGAACGGCCTCACCGTGTACTCGGCGGACCCCGGCCTGTTGTCGGCGATCGAGGGCTCGATTGCGGCGGGTGAGTGGTTTGACGAGGCGACGCGCGGTCTGCCCGTCACGGTCCTCGGCTCCGGGGCCGCATCGCGGCTGGGGGTCTCGGAGGTCGGCGTGCGCGTGTGGATCGGAGGCGCGTGGTACTCGGTTGTGGGCATCCTGGATTCCGCGGGCCTTGCCGAGCAGATCGATTCTGCCGCCTTTCTCGGCGATCGGTGGGCGAACGAGCATGTGGTGCCAGCGGACGAGACGGACCGCATCGACTCCCTCTACGTTCGATCGGCTCCGGATGCCGCGTCCTCCGTTCGGGATGTCGCAGGCCGCGCGGCGAACCCCCTCTCGCCCTACGTTCAGGTCTCGAAGCTCTCGGATCTCGCGGGAGCGCGGGAGGCGACGAGCGACTCGCTCTCCGGCCTCGCCGTGGGGCTCGCCGCCATCGCGCTCTTCGTCGGCGGCATCGGTATCGCCAACACCATGGTCGTCGCGGTGCTCGAGCGCCGCGGTGAGATCGGGTTGCGACGAGCGCTCGGCGCCCGGTCTGGTCAGATCGCCGCACAGTTCGTCGGGGAGGCGATCACGATCGCAGGAATCGGAGGAGTCGCGGGTGCCGCGGCGGGAGCGGCAGTCGTTGCCGTCCCGGCTCTCCTCGGTGGTCATTCTCCGGTCATCCCCGTTGAGGTGGTCGTGGGTGGGCCCGTCATCGCGCTTCTCGTCGGCATCGTCGCAGGACTGTATCCCGCGGTGAGCGCATCCCGGCTCTCGCCAACGATCGCCTTGCGAGCGGCATGAGGCGAAGGCGGCCGGCACTCACCCGGCCGCCTTCCGTTGGCGTTACCTACTCGGATTCGAGCACGGCCATGGCGGCGTTGTGACCGCCGATGGCGCTGACGGCACCACCGCGCCGGGCGCCGGAGCCGCAGAGAAGAATGCGCGGATGCTCGGTGGCAACACCCCAGCGCTGTGCGGGTGTTTCGAGCACCGCGTCGTCTTCGGCGAAGGGCCACGACAGGGGGCCGTGGAAGATGTTGCCGCCGGGCATAGCGAGTGCACGTTCGAGGTCGAGCGTGGTTTTCGTTTCGATCGTGGGCGACCCGTTCTCATCGGTGAGCAGGAGGTCCTCGATGGGTTCGGCGAGCACGAAGTCGAGCGACGCGAGCACGCGGCGCTGGAGCAGGGCGCGCTGGTCGTCGTTCGTTGCATCCGTCACCAGGCGGTGGGGAGTGTGCAGGCCGAACACGGTGAGTGTCTGCGCCCCCGACGCCTGAAGGTCGGGCGAGAGGATGCTCGGGTCGGTGAGCGAGTGGCAGTAGATCTCGCACGGCAACACATCGGGCACACCTCCGGCGTCGGCCTGACGGTACGCCTCGTCCAACTGGCTCCACGTCTCGTTGATGTGGAAGGTACCACCGAATGCTGCGGCGGGGTCGATGGCGGGGTCGAGCAGTCGCGGTAAGCGCCGCACGAGGAGGTTGACCTTGACCTGCGCGCCTTCGGGCTTCGCGGTTGGGGTGATGCCGAGCAGGCGATCGAGTACCGCCGGTGCGGTATTGGCGAGTACCCACGAACCGTGGAGGGATCGCTCCTCGTCGGCGTGACGGAACCGCACCTCTCCGTCGGGTGTGATGCTCGTGACCTCGGCTCCCGTGATGAACTCGGCTCCAGCGAGGCGAGCGGCGCGAGCGAGTTCGCCGGTGACGGCTCCCATGCCGCCCACCGGTACGTCCCAGTCGCCAGTGCCGCCGCCGATGACGTGGTACAGGAAACACCGATTCGCGGCGAGCGATTCGTCGAGGTTGGGGGCAAACGTGCCGATGAGGGCATCCGTCATGGCGACACCCCGCACGAGGTTGCTCGTGAACCGAGCCTCAACGGCTTCACCGACAGGGTTGTCGATGAGCCACGACCACAGTGCATCGTCACCGAGTGCCCGTTTCGCCTCGCGGCGGGTGAGGAGGGGTTCGGTCACGGTGGGGAAGAGCGCTCGTGCGGCGCGCGAGGTGTCGGAATAGAACTCGCGCCACGCAGCGGCATCGGGGCCGAGCGCCGCGGCATCCGCGTCTTCCGTATCGACGAGCAGACCGGATCCGGGGTTGTGCGGGTCCGGTGTGTAGCTCGAGTAGCGGCGTCGCGCGAGCCGGATGCTGAGGCCGAGGTCATCGATGATGCGCCGGGGCAACAACGACACGAGGTAGGAGTAGCGCGAGAGCCGCGCATCGATGCCCGCGAACGCATCCGCGGAGATGGCGGCACCGCCGAGCACGTCGAGGCGCTCCAGAACGGTGACGCGCTTGCCGGCGAGGGCGAGGTACGCGGCCGCCGCAAGGCCGTTATGTCCGCCACCGACGATAACGACGTCGCGACGATCGTCAGTCTTCGCTGAGGTCACTGTCGTCGTCGCTACAGACGGGTGGATTGATCGTGTCGAGCACCCGCTGCGAGACGGAGAGCAGGAGCGCGCGCTCGTCTTCGGTCACCTGATCGAAGAAGTACTGACGGATGGCCTCGGCGTGGTCGCGCATGGCGGCGAGTACGGCGCGCCTGCCGTCGGGGGTGAGTTCGATCCACACTCCGCGGGCATCGTCGTCGCATTCGGCGCGCGAGACGAGCCCGCGCTGTTCCATGCGCTTGAGCTGATGGGAGACGCGGCTCTTTTCCCACCCGATGATGTCGCCGATCCGCCCCGCACGCAGTCGTCTCTCGGGTTGTTCGTGCAGTGAGACGAGGATGGCGAAGTCGGCGGACGAGATCCCCGCGTCGGCCTGGAGCCTGCGCTCGAGGGTGAGGTCGAGCTGCCGTCGCATGACGGTGAACGCTCGCCAGACGTCAAGCTCTGAGGAGTCCAGCGCCGTCGTCATCCTGACATTCTATCGTAGTTGACACGTCATCTATCTAGAGTTATGGTGACGTGTCAACTACACGAAGGGACGGCAATGTCTGAGCTCAAGATCGGTATCATCCTCGGCAGCACGCGACCGGGGCGGCGCGGAGAGCAGGTGGCGAACTGGGTTCTCGAACAGGCCAGCAAGCGCGACGACGTGACCTACGAGCTCATCGACATCGCGGACTTCAACCTTCCGCACCTTGACGAAGAGGTTCCGGCATCCCAGGGTCTCTATGCGAACGGGCACACCAAGGCCTGGGCGAACACGATCGCCTCGTATGACGGCTTCGTCATGGTGACCCCCGAGTACAACCACTCGACGTCGGGCGCGCTCAAAAACGCCATCGACTTCATCTACGCCGAGTGGAACAACAAGGCCGTTGGATTCGTCAGCTACGGCGCGGCGGCCAGCGGTGCGCGCGCGGTCGAGCACCTCCGTCTGATCGCCGGTGAACTCCAGCTCGCCGACGTTCGCCAGCAGGTTGGCATCTCGCTCCTCACCGACTTCGAGGCCTACACGACCATGAAGGCCATCCCGCACCACGAGGCGCCCCTCGCCACCATGCTCGACCAGCTCGAGGCGTGGTCCGGTGCATTGCGCGAGGTTCGTGTCGGATCGGCGGCCATCGCGGCGTAGCCGGTCGCACAAAACACGCGAAAGACCGCCGTAGGGCGCGCAAGAGCTGCGCCATACGGCGGTCTTTGTCGCAGGTTGCGCGATTAAGCTCTCCCCATGTCGACCGAGCTGACCCCGAAGTCCGAGTCGCCCGCCCTGACCGAGGAGTCCGTCGCCACGGTCCGCCGCTGGCTCGAAGAGTCGAAGCGCGCGCCGAAGGATGCCCGCGCCGAACGCCTCGCGCACCTCCTGCGCGACCCACTCGGCCTCGATTTCGCCCTCGGATTTGTGGACACGGTCGTCCGACCGGAGGATCTCGGTGTCGCCGCCCGTAACCTCCGCCGGCTGAGCCGCGCGGTACCGTCCTTCCTTCCGTGGTATTTGCGATCGGCGGTGGTGCTTGGCGGCACGTTCGCCCCGCTCCTGCCGTGGATCGTTGTGCCCATCGCGCGGCGGGCACTACGCGGAATGGTCGCCCACCTCGTCATCGACGCGACACCTCAGCGCCTCGACAAATCGCTCGCGGCCCTGCGCTCCGATGGAGTACAGCTCAACCTCAATCTTCTCGGCGAGGCCGTGCTCGGAGACGCTGAGGCGGCGCGGCGCCTCGAGGGCACCCGCACACTCTTGGAGCGATCCGACGTCGACTACGTCTCGATCAAGGTCTCCTCGATCGCCGCGCAACTGAGTCCCTGGGCATTCGAGGAGACGGTCGATCGTGTCGTCGATCTCCTCACACCGCTCTATGAACTCGCTGCACGCGGGGCGACCAGCGGCCGCAAACCGACCTTCATCAATCTGGACATGGAGGAGTATCGCGATCTGGCGCTCACGATCGCCGTGTTCCGTCGCATCCTCGATCAACCGCAGCTGAAGCACCTCGAAGCGGGAATCGTGCTCCAGGCCTACCTGCCCGACGCACTCGGTGCCCTCGACGAGCTCACCGAGTGGGCACAGGCTCGCCGGGCCGCGGGCGGCGCCGGAATCAAGGTGCGCATCGTCAAGGGCGCCAACCTCGCCATGGAGCGTGTCGACGCGCGGATGCACGGCTGGCCGCTCGCGACCTGGAGCTCGAAGGCCGAGAGCGACGCGAGTTTCAAACGCGTGATCGATCGCGGGCTGAATCCCGAACGCACGGATGCCGTGCGCCTGGGAATAGCGAGCCACAACCTCTTCGATGTCGCGTGGTCGTGGCACCTGTCTCGACTGCGCGGGGTCGCTGACCGTGTCGAGTTCGAGATGCTCCTCGGAATGGCCAGCGGCCAGTCGGAGGCGGTGCGCCGCGATGTCGGAGGACTGCGCCTCTACACACCGCTCGTGCATCCCGCCGAATTCGACTCCGCCATCAGCTACCTCGTGCGGCGTCTCGAGGAGAACTCCTCCCCCGAGAACATCATGTCCGGCCTCTTCGAGCTCGCGACCGACAGCACGGTCTTCGAGCGAGAGGAACGCCGGTTCCGGGAGTCGCTCGCGCTCATGCCGACGCTCGACCTGTCACCGCGTCGAACGCAGGACCGGGCATCCGTGCTCGAGATCGCCGCCGACGTCGGATTCGACAACGAAGCCGACACCGATCCGTCCCTCGCGGCGAACCGCGACTGGGGTCGCCGCGTGCTCGAGCGCAGTGCGGACTCACGGTTGGGCGCCGGCTCCATCGCCTCCGCGCTCGTGACGGATGCCGAGACCCTCGACCAGCGCATCGCTCTGGCAGCTCACCGGGGCGCGGAGTGGGGCTCCACCCCGGGCGCCGAGCGCGCCCGCCTGCTGCACGACGCGGGCGACGTGCTCGCGGCGTTCCGCGGCCGGCTCGTCGAGGTGATGGCCAGCGAGGCGGGCAAAACGATCGCCGAGGCCGACGTCGAGGTGAGCGAGGCCGTCGATTTCGCCCACTACTACGCGGAACGCGCCGCCGAACTGGACGCGATCGATGAGGCGGTTTTTGTGCCATCCCGCGTGACGGTCGTGACCCCGCCGTGGAACTTCCCGGTCGCTATCCCCGCGGGTTCTGTGCTCGCGGCGCTCGCCGCCGGTTCCGCCGTCATCATCAAGCCGGCCCCCCAGGCCAAACGCAGCGGCGCGGTCATGGTCGAGGCGCTGTGGGAGGCGGGTGTGCCACGCGACCTCGTCACCCTCGTGGACATCGAGGAGGGTGACCTCGGTCGTCGGCTCGTCACCCACCCCGACGTGGATCGTGTCATTCTCACCGGTGGCTGGGAAACGGCGGAGTTGTTCCGCTCCTGGCGACCCGACCTCGACCTTCACGCGGAGACGAGCGGCAAAAACGCGATCATCGTCACCCCGAGTGCCGACCTCGATCTCGCCGCAGCCGACGTCGTGCGCAGTGCATTCGGTCACGCCGGCCAGAAGTGTTCGGCGGCGTCGCTCGTGATCCTCGTGGGGTCCGTCGGTCGGAGCGAGCGCTTCCGCCGCCAACTCGTCGACAGCGTGCGCACTCTCCGGGTCGGCTACCCGCAGGACGCGACATCGATCATGGGGCCGCTCATCGAGCCACCGCGCGGCAAACTCCTGCGCGGTCTCACCGAACTGGGCGACGGCGAGGAGTGGCTCGTCGAACCTCAGCGACTCGACGAGACGGGGCGGCTCTGGTCGCCGGGAGTGCGCACGGGAGTGCGACCCGGCAGCGAGTTCCACCGCACGGAGTACTTCGGTCCCATCCTCGGCGTCATGACCGCCCGCGACCTCGACGAGGCGATCGCGCTGCAGAACGGAACAGAGTACGGGCTCACTGCGGGCATCCATTCCCTCGACCCCGCCGAGGTTGCCCAGTGGATCGACGGTGTCGAGGCCGGCAATCTCTACGTCAATCGCGGAATCACGGGAGCGATCGTGCAGCGCCAGCCGTT
This genomic window from Antiquaquibacter oligotrophicus contains:
- a CDS encoding MarR family winged helix-turn-helix transcriptional regulator, whose product is MTTALDSSELDVWRAFTVMRRQLDLTLERRLQADAGISSADFAILVSLHEQPERRLRAGRIGDIIGWEKSRVSHQLKRMEQRGLVSRAECDDDARGVWIELTPDGRRAVLAAMRDHAEAIRQYFFDQVTEDERALLLSVSQRVLDTINPPVCSDDDSDLSED
- a CDS encoding ABC transporter ATP-binding protein, encoding MSVVELVDVTKDYPGSPPLRVLHGVSLSIAAGELVAVVGASGSGKTTMLSIMGTLDEPTSGSVLIDGTDVANLGERERAALRARRIGFVFQQFFLLPSLGAVDNVALGLLYSGTPARERGERAVEALHRVGLGHRLDHRPGQLSGGEQQRVAIARALVRDPAVLFADEPTGALDSATGESILELLTGVAASGTAVAIITHDSGIAARMERQVRIHDGHLVEEAA
- a CDS encoding peptidoglycan-binding protein; protein product: MRRGRLVAVIGGAAVIAVAATAIVWQPWRTVAGDPDAPTDAITAAVERTTLTSNLILNGTLSYGTAVELPGRSGVVTALPRAGDEIAVGHRVYEVDGLPVIAVRGDRPFWRTLAQGIPDGADVRQLEEFLAAAGFGEDLTVDEEFTRVTEERVKDWQESIGVEETGVIAFGDLVAVASDSIRIDKVTATLGDSAGVSPLSYSSTRLRVVAKLTDAQARELQPATAVTVTLPDGTQLAGSISAIDPGGAPTGEEGKTTSPSADVDLEDPTAAVGIGLRAVKVTLAASEAPDALVVPVTALLATADDGYAVDVLRDGETVRIPVELGLIADTRVQVLSDELVEGDLVVVAS
- a CDS encoding proline dehydrogenase family protein yields the protein MSTELTPKSESPALTEESVATVRRWLEESKRAPKDARAERLAHLLRDPLGLDFALGFVDTVVRPEDLGVAARNLRRLSRAVPSFLPWYLRSAVVLGGTFAPLLPWIVVPIARRALRGMVAHLVIDATPQRLDKSLAALRSDGVQLNLNLLGEAVLGDAEAARRLEGTRTLLERSDVDYVSIKVSSIAAQLSPWAFEETVDRVVDLLTPLYELAARGATSGRKPTFINLDMEEYRDLALTIAVFRRILDQPQLKHLEAGIVLQAYLPDALGALDELTEWAQARRAAGGAGIKVRIVKGANLAMERVDARMHGWPLATWSSKAESDASFKRVIDRGLNPERTDAVRLGIASHNLFDVAWSWHLSRLRGVADRVEFEMLLGMASGQSEAVRRDVGGLRLYTPLVHPAEFDSAISYLVRRLEENSSPENIMSGLFELATDSTVFEREERRFRESLALMPTLDLSPRRTQDRASVLEIAADVGFDNEADTDPSLAANRDWGRRVLERSADSRLGAGSIASALVTDAETLDQRIALAAHRGAEWGSTPGAERARLLHDAGDVLAAFRGRLVEVMASEAGKTIAEADVEVSEAVDFAHYYAERAAELDAIDEAVFVPSRVTVVTPPWNFPVAIPAGSVLAALAAGSAVIIKPAPQAKRSGAVMVEALWEAGVPRDLVTLVDIEEGDLGRRLVTHPDVDRVILTGGWETAELFRSWRPDLDLHAETSGKNAIIVTPSADLDLAAADVVRSAFGHAGQKCSAASLVILVGSVGRSERFRRQLVDSVRTLRVGYPQDATSIMGPLIEPPRGKLLRGLTELGDGEEWLVEPQRLDETGRLWSPGVRTGVRPGSEFHRTEYFGPILGVMTARDLDEAIALQNGTEYGLTAGIHSLDPAEVAQWIDGVEAGNLYVNRGITGAIVQRQPFGGWKRSTVGTGTKAGGPNYVLTLGEWSPVEREPVNNIKLDGVSAPVATVISLGQAGLDFPEFDRVRRAARSDERAWQAEFGVSKDAASLDVERNLLRYRPVPITLRLSEGAPLGHLVRLIAAGTRAGSPMTISSALPLPSALVQAFSAFVPPAIVDDVVIESDAAWLAHASQLSGRVRLVGGDPAALAAAVGGSPDVAIYSGPVTTAGRIELLPFLREQSVTITGHRFGNPDRGMLSLEV
- a CDS encoding NADPH-dependent FMN reductase, producing MSELKIGIILGSTRPGRRGEQVANWVLEQASKRDDVTYELIDIADFNLPHLDEEVPASQGLYANGHTKAWANTIASYDGFVMVTPEYNHSTSGALKNAIDFIYAEWNNKAVGFVSYGAAASGARAVEHLRLIAGELQLADVRQQVGISLLTDFEAYTTMKAIPHHEAPLATMLDQLEAWSGALREVRVGSAAIAA
- a CDS encoding ABC transporter permease, which produces MSAVRLSFADQVRTALIGPRSRPLRTVLSALGVAVGIAALTAISGIAATNRAQLLAELDGLGANLLVVSPGYGPDNQLVPLPETAPGMLERLDDVEEVGVLGKLPDDVHVYRTDLVPPGQTNGLTVYSADPGLLSAIEGSIAAGEWFDEATRGLPVTVLGSGAASRLGVSEVGVRVWIGGAWYSVVGILDSAGLAEQIDSAAFLGDRWANEHVVPADETDRIDSLYVRSAPDAASSVRDVAGRAANPLSPYVQVSKLSDLAGAREATSDSLSGLAVGLAAIALFVGGIGIANTMVVAVLERRGEIGLRRALGARSGQIAAQFVGEAITIAGIGGVAGAAAGAAVVAVPALLGGHSPVIPVEVVVGGPVIALLVGIVAGLYPAVSASRLSPTIALRAA
- a CDS encoding phytoene desaturase family protein, giving the protein MTSAKTDDRRDVVIVGGGHNGLAAAAYLALAGKRVTVLERLDVLGGAAISADAFAGIDARLSRYSYLVSLLPRRIIDDLGLSIRLARRRYSSYTPDPHNPGSGLLVDTEDADAAALGPDAAAWREFYSDTSRAARALFPTVTEPLLTRREAKRALGDDALWSWLIDNPVGEAVEARFTSNLVRGVAMTDALIGTFAPNLDESLAANRCFLYHVIGGGTGDWDVPVGGMGAVTGELARAARLAGAEFITGAEVTSITPDGEVRFRHADEERSLHGSWVLANTAPAVLDRLLGITPTAKPEGAQVKVNLLVRRLPRLLDPAIDPAAAFGGTFHINETWSQLDEAYRQADAGGVPDVLPCEIYCHSLTDPSILSPDLQASGAQTLTVFGLHTPHRLVTDATNDDQRALLQRRVLASLDFVLAEPIEDLLLTDENGSPTIETKTTLDLERALAMPGGNIFHGPLSWPFAEDDAVLETPAQRWGVATEHPRILLCGSGARRGGAVSAIGGHNAAMAVLESE